One Acidimicrobiia bacterium genomic window, CCGCTTCGACGCCGCTCAGCGGGTCGCCCGTGAGCATCATCTCCATGCCCTTGCGCATGCCACACATCCACGCGTGGTACTGCATGTCGGGTGTGCCGAAGCGCACGGCGGGATACCCGATCTTTGCGTCCTCGGCCACGTACACGAGGTCGCAGCCGGTCGCGAGCTCGCTCCCGCCCGCGAGGCAGTAGCTGTGCACTTGGGCGATGACGGGCTTGGCGAGGTCCCAGATGCTCGTCCAGTAGCCGGTGACCTGGCGCTGGAACTGACCTTCACCCGAGGTGAACCAGTCGGCGGGCGCGCCGGCATCGGGCGGGTCGCCGCCGAGGTCGTAGCCGGCCGAGAAGCACTTGCCCGCGCCGCGGATGATCGACACCCGCACGTCGGGGTCGGCGTCGGCCTCGCGCAGCGCAAGGATGATCTCGCGGCGCAGAGGCGTGTTGAGCGCGTTGCGCTTCTCGGGGCGGTTCAGTGTGATTCGCCGCACCATCGGCGCGGGATCGTCGACCAGGATCACGGAGTAGCTCACGTCGCCTCCAGTACATGGCTGCGGCCGGCGGCCGCGAACTGTTCCCGCAACGCCGAGGCGTCGTCGGGTGTGAACGGAACGTACGCCAGCTCGCGGCCCGGGCGCCACCAGATCGGATCGCCGACGGACCAGCGTTCGTGCACGAGTTGACGCTTGAGGATCTTGTTGGTCTCGGTGACGGGCAGTCGCCCGACGATCCGTACGAACGTGGGCGCCCACTTGGTGCCGAGGTCGTGCTGCTCTGCGAGGAAGTCGACGAACGCGTCCGGATCGAAGGCCACACCCGGAGCGAGTTGGATCGCGGCCATCACCCGATCCCCGACTTCGGCGTCGGGCACGCCGTAGACCGCGGGGAGGACTACGGGCTCCCAACGCAGCAGGATGCGCTCGACCGGTGCCGCCGCGAAGTTCTCGCCGTCGACGCGGATCCAGTCGGCGGTGCGCCCGGCGAAGTAGAAGAAGCCCTCGTCGTCGCGGTAGGCGAGGTCGCCGGTCCAGTAGGCGCCGTCTCGGTACCGCTCGCGCATCGCCTCCGCGTTCTTCCAGTAGCCCTCGAATCCCTGCGCGGCGAGGTTGACGATCTCGCCCGTTGCCTCCTCCGCGTTGAGCAGCCTGCCGTTCGTGTCGAAGCGCGCGGGCGGGCACTCCTCGCCCGTCTCCGGGTTGATCACCTTGACCGCGTCGGAGCCCTTCCCGAGCGAGCCGACCGGCGTGCCGGGGACGCGGCTGATCGTCGCGCCGGTCTCGGTCTGCCCGTATCCGTCGGTGAGCGGGCAG contains:
- a CDS encoding enoyl-CoA hydratase-related protein — protein: MSYSVILVDDPAPMVRRITLNRPEKRNALNTPLRREIILALREADADPDVRVSIIRGAGKCFSAGYDLGGDPPDAGAPADWFTSGEGQFQRQVTGYWTSIWDLAKPVIAQVHSYCLAGGSELATGCDLVYVAEDAKIGYPAVRFGTPDMQYHAWMCGMRKGMEMMLTGDPLSGVEAVECGYATRAFPAAELEERTLEMASRVANIPTDIAQINKRTVHQAMEIMGFRDSIKAGIPLCTQATRTATFQAFMADRAEGLTHALQKRDERFGDYRTAEERAAK